Proteins from a single region of Candidatus Obscuribacterales bacterium:
- a CDS encoding peptidylprolyl isomerase, whose amino-acid sequence MTVEFKIANRSIHPEQLLSCLAGYQMLPNLVQAILVDDAIAQIVCTEDEKAAACQQFYTQNQLDEEAARQAWLSQYGMTPEQLEALATRELRIEKFKQETWGGKLESYFLQRKSSLDKVIYSLIRVKDPGIARELYFRISEGEQPLSELAREYSQGVEAQTDGLIGPVELSVPHPVLAQILASSQPGDLAPPTQVGEWVVLVRLERFMPAQLDDAMRSRLLNECFQTWLNEQLAQVDLHAIQHPPTVSVAP is encoded by the coding sequence ATGACGGTAGAGTTTAAGATCGCCAATCGATCGATTCATCCGGAGCAACTGCTATCGTGTTTGGCAGGGTATCAAATGCTCCCTAACCTCGTCCAAGCGATCTTAGTAGATGATGCGATCGCTCAAATTGTCTGTACAGAAGACGAAAAGGCTGCAGCTTGTCAACAATTTTATACGCAGAATCAACTAGACGAGGAAGCAGCACGACAAGCTTGGCTCAGCCAATATGGCATGACGCCGGAGCAGCTTGAGGCCCTAGCTACCCGAGAACTCCGGATTGAAAAATTTAAGCAAGAAACCTGGGGCGGCAAGCTAGAGTCCTACTTTCTACAGCGCAAAAGCAGTCTGGATAAGGTGATATACTCCCTAATTCGGGTAAAAGATCCAGGAATTGCCCGCGAGCTTTATTTTCGAATTTCCGAAGGGGAGCAACCGCTGTCCGAGCTAGCGCGGGAGTATTCCCAGGGAGTAGAAGCCCAAACTGATGGACTGATTGGCCCCGTAGAACTGAGCGTTCCTCACCCTGTCTTAGCCCAAATTCTAGCCAGCAGCCAGCCGGGAGACCTAGCCCCTCCCACACAAGTAGGAGAATGGGTCGTGCTCGTACGCCTAGAGCGGTTCATGCCAGCTCAGCTCGATGACGCCATGCGATCGCGCCTGCTGAATGAATGCTTCCAAACCTGGCTCAATGAACAGCTTGCCCAAGTTGACTTACACGCCATTCAGCATCCTCCAACGGTCTCAGTAGCCCCATGA
- a CDS encoding ATP-binding protein — translation MKSVRQLVTTTLQPIWAALNPKSLQFRLTIGVTLVSLCGVGSIAIWTAWKTQRLLIDSHKQLTIEVISRLPQDVELYAEMMPLDLAIQRAIDNRSLPGLMIVLDRPSGMMTPTFADDLFLQRANALAQRGDQLTRLDSAIQRVGDRSLVLCRGPLRVDGSNLGTLYVAQDITEEQVMFIAIIRSLSLVSLLVMIVMAVALAVYVRRSLLPLKQVGQLTRNVCPDTIGILKLHLHAAPTEVNELAETCDDMLQRLATTWDQQRQFVNDVSHELRTPLTIVSGYLQSTLRRSATLTESQREALEIAASEANRTIHLLEELLELARADSGNFHYHLETISVNELIAELCSMVQGAGDRTLKIESPLDIWVEGDRQRLKQVLMNLIDNALNYSAPHQPVIIRVEQHQGQVAIAVQDFGCGIPLQHQSRIFDRFYRVDEARARSTGGCGLGLSLVKTLVDGMGGRVSLASKPHEGSTFTVTLPLASSTL, via the coding sequence ATGAAGTCCGTTCGCCAGCTTGTGACAACCACTCTGCAACCTATTTGGGCAGCCCTAAACCCCAAATCGCTTCAGTTTCGCTTGACCATTGGAGTTACCTTGGTCTCGCTCTGTGGTGTCGGCAGTATTGCCATCTGGACGGCTTGGAAGACCCAGCGGTTGCTCATTGATAGCCATAAGCAATTGACGATTGAAGTCATCTCTCGCCTGCCTCAAGATGTGGAGCTTTATGCCGAGATGATGCCCTTGGATCTGGCTATCCAACGGGCGATTGATAATCGTAGCCTGCCAGGATTAATGATTGTGCTGGATCGTCCATCGGGAATGATGACCCCCACATTTGCCGATGACCTTTTTCTCCAGCGGGCCAACGCCTTAGCGCAGCGAGGCGATCAACTCACGCGCCTCGATTCAGCCATTCAACGGGTGGGCGATCGCTCCCTGGTACTCTGTCGAGGGCCCTTAAGGGTGGACGGTAGCAACTTAGGCACCCTGTACGTTGCTCAAGATATTACCGAAGAACAGGTGATGTTCATTGCCATTATTCGCAGCCTTTCGTTGGTGAGTTTACTGGTGATGATTGTGATGGCAGTAGCGCTGGCGGTTTACGTGCGGCGATCGCTCCTGCCGCTGAAGCAAGTAGGACAGCTCACCCGCAATGTTTGCCCCGACACCATCGGCATCCTCAAGCTGCATCTACATGCGGCCCCGACGGAGGTGAACGAACTGGCGGAAACCTGTGATGATATGCTCCAACGGCTAGCGACCACTTGGGATCAACAGCGCCAGTTTGTCAACGATGTTTCCCATGAACTCCGCACGCCCCTAACCATTGTTTCTGGCTATCTACAGAGCACCCTGCGCCGCAGCGCTACCCTGACTGAGTCCCAGAGAGAAGCCTTAGAAATTGCTGCTTCTGAAGCTAATCGCACGATTCATTTACTAGAAGAACTGCTGGAACTAGCCCGCGCTGACTCTGGCAATTTTCACTATCATCTAGAAACCATCTCCGTGAATGAACTGATTGCTGAACTCTGTAGCATGGTGCAAGGGGCAGGCGATCGCACCTTGAAAATCGAGTCTCCGTTGGATATCTGGGTCGAGGGCGATCGTCAACGACTGAAACAGGTGTTGATGAACCTGATTGACAATGCCCTGAATTATTCTGCCCCCCATCAGCCGGTGATCATCCGAGTGGAGCAGCACCAGGGGCAGGTGGCGATCGCAGTTCAAGACTTTGGTTGTGGTATTCCTCTGCAACATCAGTCGCGAATTTTCGATCGCTTCTATCGTGTCGATGAAGCCCGTGCCCGCTCCACTGGGGGCTGTGGTCTAGGGCTATCGTTGGTGAAAACCCTGGTTGATGGCATGGGCGGGCGAGTCAGCCTTGCCTCCAAGCCCCACGAAGGCAGCACCTTTACTGTTACCCTACCCTTGGCATCCTCAACGCTATGA
- a CDS encoding response regulator transcription factor translates to MNPHILVVEDETKLARFIELELGYEGYDITVAHDGLAGLTAARDINPDLIILDWLMPGLTGLELCRRLRATGSKTPVILLTAKDDISDRVAGLDAGADDYVTKPFSIEELLARVRAHLRRSQDDDDADVLHFDDLSLNRKTREVFRGKRLIELTAKEFDLLEYLISNPRQVITRDRILEKVWGYDFMGDSNIIEVYIRYLRLKLEAEQEKRLIQTVRGVGYVLRE, encoded by the coding sequence ATGAACCCCCATATCCTTGTTGTCGAAGACGAAACTAAATTAGCCCGCTTTATTGAACTGGAGCTGGGCTATGAAGGCTATGACATCACGGTTGCTCATGATGGTCTGGCAGGGCTAACGGCGGCCCGCGACATTAACCCAGATCTGATTATTTTAGATTGGTTGATGCCGGGGCTCACTGGCCTAGAGCTATGTCGGCGGCTGCGGGCCACGGGCTCGAAAACCCCGGTCATTTTGTTGACCGCCAAGGATGATATTAGCGATCGCGTGGCGGGACTAGATGCGGGAGCGGATGATTATGTTACCAAACCCTTTAGCATCGAAGAACTGTTAGCCCGAGTGCGTGCCCACCTTCGCCGCAGTCAAGATGATGATGATGCCGATGTGCTGCACTTTGATGATTTATCCCTCAATCGTAAAACCCGTGAGGTATTTCGCGGCAAGCGGCTGATTGAACTCACGGCTAAGGAATTTGATCTATTGGAATATCTGATCAGCAATCCTCGCCAAGTCATTACCCGCGATCGCATTCTTGAAAAAGTTTGGGGCTACGACTTTATGGGCGATTCTAATATTATTGAGGTTTATATTCGCTACTTGCGTCTGAAGCTGGAAGCGGAGCAGGAGAAGCGGC